Part of the Canis lupus dingo isolate Sandy chromosome 14, ASM325472v2, whole genome shotgun sequence genome, CGCCTGTGCCCCGCTCCAGAGGGCTTAGCGCCGCGGGAGCTTCAGGGGACAGAGGTGCAGTGACAGGACGGCTCCAGCGGTGCATTGCAAAGCCGATCTCCTCCGCCCTTTGTTGGACCGTGTTAACGAGCATCTTCATTATCGTGGGAAGCTCGGACACATTCACCTGTCGAGCGTCCTGGCATGAGGATGCTAGCTTGACGTGGCGGGATGTTGTCTTCCGGTGTGTTACCCCGCGGGAGA contains:
- the LOC125752490 gene encoding translation initiation factor IF-2-like, with translation MPDCCRVYISRGVTHRKTTSRHVKLASSCQDARQVNVSELPTIMKMLVNTVQQRAEEIGFAMHRWSRPVTAPLSPEAPAALSPLERGTGAHPVQARPHLRPETQAASRGPALCMPGVVVSLAPARLPASPAAGALAPPAARGPREAPRSRTARGVA